In a genomic window of Gigantopelta aegis isolate Gae_Host chromosome 9, Gae_host_genome, whole genome shotgun sequence:
- the LOC121381935 gene encoding probable assembly chaperone of rpl4 — protein MPKNKFKKKSGLSLVDRKKALKEAALASKENEEQKTKKTPSKYSVSQLLDKAEDCINEFQYEVAQKFCQRALEMEPDNVRTLETTGNLLMELGDPDGAKQCFGRAVEVSPDSGYAKYMCLGQLFEGVQAVECYQKGIQLMVKEKQEQQAQEISAACRGGDQVTDLDISNAYCAIGELYMTDLCFEEDAEVKCEEVVEKAVSSDKENPEAFQLKANFLLSKDKKEEAKDAIKQSVSLWLPKLQAMDKEDTLEEQFDPVQAVAVSYESQVSTGKILIEVEEYELAAEVLESLLDQNDEDPQVWYLLGWANFLQGDDYKENARFYLNKAKKVYHKVKMNDEELLKHIDELLCELGPGEGDDDDDEEENVGDEEPQSSDEEAMEH, from the exons ATGCCaaagaataaatttaaaaagaagtcTGGATTATCACTTG TTGATCGGAAGAAAGCCTTAAAGGAAGCTGCACTTGCTtcaaaagaaaatgaagaacagaaaacaaagaaaactccTTCAAAATATTCTGTATCTCAACTTCTTGACAAG gcaGAAGACTGCATCAATGAATTTCAGTATGAAGTGGCTCAGAAGTTCTGCCAACGAGCTTTGGAGATGGAACCAGATAACGTGCGAACTCTGGAAACAACTGGAAATCTTTTAATGGAGTTAGGAGACCCAGATGGGGCAAAACAA TGTTTTGGCAGAGCCGTGGAAGTTTCACCGGATAGTGGTTATGCTAAGTACATGTGTCTTGGTCAGCTGTTTGAAGGTGTGCAGGCTGTGGAGTGCTACCAGAAGGGGATACAACTCATGGTTAAGGAAAAACAGGAGCAGCAGGCACAAGAG ATATCTGCCGCCTGTCGAGGTGGTGATCAAGTGACTGATCTGGATATCTCCAATGCGTATTGTGCTATCGGTGAACTCTACATGACGGACCTATG TTTTGAAGAAGATGCAGAAGTGAAATGTGAAGAAGTGGTTGAGAAAGCTGTTTCTTCTGATAAAGAAAACCCTGAAGCCTTTCAGTTGAAAGCTAACTTCTTGTTGTCAAAGGATAAGAAAGAG GAAGCTAAAGATGCCATAAAGCAGAGTGTATCACTATGGTTACCAAAACTACAAGCAATGGATAAAGAAGATACACTAGAAGAACAGTTTGATCCAGTTCAG gcTGTCGCAGTCAGTTATGAAAGTCAAGTTTCCACAGGAAAAATTCTTATTGAAGTAGAAGAGTATGAG cttGCGGCAGAAGTTCTTGAGTCGCTGCTTGATCAAAATGACGAGGATCCACAAGTCTGGTATCTGCTGGGCTGGGCAAACTTTCTCCAAGGAGATGACTACAAGGAAAATGCCAGATTCTATCTCAACAAAGCCAAAAAG GTTTATCACAAAGTGAAGATGAATGACGAAGAACTTCTAAAACACATAGATGAGTTGCTGTGCGAACTAGGACCAG GTgaaggtgatgatgatgatgatgaagaagagaATGTGGGAGATGAGGAACCTCAAAGCTCTGATGAAGAAGCAATGGAACACTGA